The genomic region CCATCTTTAGAATCTCATAATAATTTATGctttattcttggcttcttcccctgccagataaattttgaaatATCTCTTTGTCATTCCTTGAAGTGTCCTGCCCTGCTAATCATGGATATCGATTGAAACAAAAACAGCattcttggcaatacattcatttttatcacagatatCCTCACCCAACATGATAAATTCATCCTTCCCAAACCTCCAgatttctctttatttatttctaagtaGATAAATAATTATCCTTATAAACATTAATATTCTTTGCTGTCAACCAAACTCCTAAATACTTAACTTTTTTTATCTATTGTCAACTCTGTAATATTTTGTAGACCTTTTTTTGTTATGCTCTGTCCTATttttcaccagcattttcattTTACTCTTATTCAGCTTATACTGCTACTTGACCAAATTCATAAACTTCTCCAATACCCTTGCTAAATTTACCATTGGGTCCTCTACTGTTCAAACCATGTGCCTTACTAATAATACTCCCGTTTCTCTCAATATGTCATTTTCAGAGAGGAATAATGTCTTGCCCCCATTTCATAAGAGCAGTTATTCAAAGCCATAGGCATTGAGTAAGTGAGAAGTATTTTTTCAAGTACGCTGGCAGGCAAGggagtttccccctccctccggTAGCCTCTGATAAAAAATAATGAGCCTTTGGCAGGTTTATATTCTGCTTTATTTACAACAACATACTGAGAGCAGCATCAAGCCGTCCCCCTTCATGGATGGCAGTTGCCCACTCTAAGTCCCCTCCCCTTCTGCAGCAAGAAGCATACCACCAGCCACCTGTCCCTCCCCTGTGCTTCTGTTGTTCCTGGACCCTTTCAGTCCTCCAAGTTCTAGGGGAGGTAGGGACTTCCCCGCCACTCTCTATTGAAGAATATCCTAAAGGCTCCCTCCCCCCTGTTTGCCTAGCTACTATCTCAAAACTGTGCAGCTCTTCCCCCGACTGAGCAGCTTCTGAATCTGCTGGTCTCTCTGATTCTGGGAACGTGTAAGGCGTGCGGGCATGTGGAGGGGGCAaatcctccccttcctcctttgtcAGAGGCTGCTCTGTCTGTGCCTGCATTCCTTCATTCTCAGAGTCAGACTAGTCTCTGGTATCCGATTCAGACCAACCCCAGACAATGCTCTAGGGAATATCTAGAAATAAATACATGGACATCAAAGGTAGCTACTGTGAACCAGTATCCACCTCTGTGACATGCAAAACCCATTTTTATGAATGAGTACATTACATTATATATAACTGTGGAGTTGCAAACTACCTTGAGATTTAtacaaaatgcaattaataaacTAATAAGAAAATGCAGTGTTCTGGTCAAATGATTAAAAACTATATTCATGAGGTTTCTATATTACTGCTTGTAAACTGAATGCTCCTTTCCAGATCAGAATGTTTTCTATAGCACAGGAGACGCCAGACCTGCCTTTTACACTCTGAAGAGGCATAATAATAAATCAAGGGGTCAATGCAACAGCTTATGGTTGTGATACAAGTGGCAAGCATGCATGCAAACAAGAGATTTGCAACCTGCTGTTCAGGCAAAAGGCTGAAGACTTGCAGCATAAACACGACATTTGTTGgaccaaaacaaataataaaagagGACAAGACAGCTACAGAGAGGATAATGGCCCGCTTCTTTTTACCTGGCTTTGTAGCAACATCAGCTGAAGAAAGTCTCTTTATAATGCACACATAACAGGTACCAGAAATTAGTAATGGTATATAAAAGAACAAAATAGACACTACAGAAAAGTAACGATATAATGTATTCATTGTAGAGAGAGCTAGTGAGTCAAGACAGGTGGTAATGTTTAAGCGAGGGAATCTTTCTGTTTGCTCCTTGAGAAGCAGAGGAATCACTCCAGCTATGGCTATAATCCAGATGGCAAAGCAGGTCAAAGTGGCCTGTCTTGGTGTGCGCCATGACAGAGACTGCATTGGGTACACCACGGCCAGGAAACGGTCAATGCTTATCACCACCATCAGCAGGATGGAGCAGTACATGTTGCAGTGAAAGGCAGATGTGGCGAAACGACACATTTCCGGTCCAAATGTCCAGTTGTTTCCAGAAAAGTGGTAGATGATCTTAAAAGGAAGCACACACACGAAGAGGACGTCAGCAAAAGCCAGGTTGAGCATGTAGACTGTAGCTGGCTTCTTAAGCCTTATTTTGACCACAAACACGA from Lacerta agilis isolate rLacAgi1 chromosome 11, rLacAgi1.pri, whole genome shotgun sequence harbors:
- the LOC117055290 gene encoding proteinase-activated receptor 1-like; the protein is MGRTLKIFSLLNILCTLHSTVRANNSSVDAARSLLPILDSPSTHENELDIHNQNTESIRFSEDIEKFLTSPWVTRFVPSVHVIVVMFSLPLNIMAILVFVVKIRLKKPATVYMLNLAFADVLFVCVLPFKIIYHFSGNNWTFGPEMCRFATSAFHCNMYCSILLMVVISIDRFLAVVYPMQSLSWRTPRQATLTCFAIWIIAIAGVIPLLLKEQTERFPRLNITTCLDSLALSTMNTLYRYFSVVSILFFYIPLLISGTCYVCIIKRLSSADVATKPGKKKRAIILSVAVLSSFIICFGPTNVVFMLQVFSLLPEQQVANLLFACMLATCITTISCCIDPLIYYYASSECKRQVWRLLCYRKHSDLERSIQFTSSNIETS